A single genomic interval of Actinomycetota bacterium harbors:
- a CDS encoding acyl-CoA carboxylase subunit beta: GLEKRRADGDGVVTGWGCVDGRQVFVFSQDFTFIGGTLGEVFAEKICKVMDLAAATGAPVIGINDSGGARIQEGVVSLAGYAYIFDRNVRSSGVIPQISVIAGPCAGGAVYSPAMTDFVYMVKRTSNMGITGPDVVKAVTGEDVTIEQLGGAMTHASKSGVANFVAEDEQDCFAQVRHLLSYLPSNNLEEPPWAETGDPPDRADEALTRVLPDTANQPYDMHDVISGVVDRDTFYEYSPYFAPNIICGYARMAGHVVGIVANQPRIMGGVLDIGSSEKAARFIRTCDAFNVPLLTFVDVPGFLPGTNQEWGGIIRHGAKLLYAFTEATVPRITVVTRKAYGGAYVVMNSKPIRADVAFAWPTAEFAVMGAGPAVSLVHRREITASDDPESTRAELISDYAERFVNPWVAAERGYVDDVIEPQETRARVIDALLMLRSKRESLPQRKHGNIPL; encoded by the coding sequence TCGGCCTCGAGAAGCGGCGTGCGGACGGCGACGGCGTCGTCACGGGGTGGGGGTGCGTGGACGGCCGCCAGGTGTTCGTCTTCTCGCAGGACTTCACGTTCATCGGCGGGACCCTCGGTGAGGTGTTCGCCGAGAAAATCTGCAAGGTCATGGACCTCGCCGCGGCGACCGGGGCCCCCGTCATCGGCATCAACGACTCCGGCGGCGCGCGGATCCAGGAAGGCGTCGTGTCGCTGGCCGGCTACGCCTACATCTTCGACCGCAACGTCAGGTCGTCCGGGGTGATCCCGCAGATCTCGGTGATCGCGGGTCCCTGCGCCGGCGGCGCCGTCTACTCCCCCGCCATGACCGACTTCGTCTACATGGTCAAGCGCACCTCCAACATGGGCATCACCGGCCCCGATGTCGTGAAGGCCGTGACGGGCGAGGACGTGACCATCGAGCAACTCGGCGGAGCGATGACGCACGCGTCGAAGTCCGGAGTGGCGAACTTCGTGGCCGAGGACGAGCAGGACTGTTTCGCCCAGGTCCGCCACCTGCTGAGCTACCTGCCCTCCAACAACCTGGAGGAGCCGCCGTGGGCCGAGACGGGCGACCCACCCGACCGGGCGGACGAAGCACTGACGCGCGTACTGCCCGACACGGCCAACCAGCCCTACGACATGCACGACGTGATCTCAGGGGTGGTGGACCGCGACACGTTCTACGAGTACTCGCCGTACTTCGCCCCCAACATCATCTGCGGTTATGCCCGCATGGCCGGCCACGTCGTCGGGATCGTGGCCAACCAGCCGCGGATCATGGGCGGCGTCCTGGACATCGGCTCGTCGGAGAAGGCGGCCCGCTTTATCCGGACCTGCGACGCCTTCAACGTCCCTCTGCTGACCTTCGTGGACGTCCCCGGCTTCCTGCCCGGGACCAACCAGGAGTGGGGCGGGATCATCCGACACGGCGCGAAGCTGCTTTACGCCTTCACCGAGGCGACCGTCCCGAGGATCACCGTCGTCACGCGCAAGGCCTACGGCGGCGCGTACGTGGTCATGAACTCAAAGCCCATCCGCGCCGACGTCGCCTTTGCATGGCCGACGGCCGAGTTCGCCGTCATGGGGGCCGGTCCGGCGGTCAGCCTCGTCCACCGCCGCGAGATCACGGCCTCCGACGACCCGGAGTCAACGAGGGCGGAGCTGATCTCCGACTACGCCGAGCGCTTCGTGAACCCGTGGGTGGCGGCCGAACGGGGGTATGTGGACGACGTGATAGAACCGCAGGAGACGCGCGCGAGGGTGATCGACGCCCTGCTGATGCTGCGCTCCAAGCGCGAGTCGCTGCCCCAGCGCAAGCACGGCAACATCCCGCTGTGA